The following coding sequences lie in one Lolium perenne isolate Kyuss_39 chromosome 2, Kyuss_2.0, whole genome shotgun sequence genomic window:
- the LOC127330181 gene encoding uncharacterized protein isoform X2, which yields MAEPKMTGMSTTTSARKRRTCSELNAVLMKQSSLEDSHQSDPVQHYDNAVVMKKSLVEDRAQKRFRGEPMQRYNNAVVMKQSSSEERPTKSSDLSSDASSHSRQPRPFLSSSSKYLKAVLYKRHGIAALRSVADMLTKSTHDSIKAIAKCQRVIDDANRSPQ from the exons atggctgaacctaaaatgacaggcatgtcgaccacgactagtgcacgcaagagaaggacctgcagcgagcta aatgcagttttaatgaagcagtcatcattagaagatagtcaccaaagcgaccctgtgcaacattatgat aatgcagttgtaatgaagaagtccttagtagaagatagagcgcaaaaaaggttccggggtgagcctatgcaacgatataat aatgcagttgtgatgaagcaatcttcatcagaagagaggcccacaaaaagttctgatctttcttctgatgcatcctctcatagccgtcaacctagaccattcctttcatcaagcagtaaatatctcaaggctgtactttataaaagacatggtattgctgctttaagatctgtagctgatatgttgaccaagagtacacacgattcaatcaaggcgattgccaaatgtcaacgtgttattgatgatgctaatagaagtcctcaatga
- the LOC127330181 gene encoding uncharacterized protein isoform X1, with translation MLFFLGIDHANHLLEHPTLTARTLGKIKDNGAGGLAFHLMAEPKMTGMSTTTSARKRRTCSELNAVLMKQSSLEDSHQSDPVQHYDNAVVMKKSLVEDRAQKRFRGEPMQRYNNAVVMKQSSSEERPTKSSDLSSDASSHSRQPRPFLSSSSKYLKAVLYKRHGIAALRSVADMLTKSTHDSIKAIAKCQRVIDDANRSPQ, from the exons atgttatttttcctagggattgatcatgcgaaccacttattagaacatccaacattaacagcgaggacgctagggaag attaaggacaatggagcaggaggattagcatttcacttgatggctgaacctaaaatgacaggcatgtcgaccacgactagtgcacgcaagagaaggacctgcagcgagcta aatgcagttttaatgaagcagtcatcattagaagatagtcaccaaagcgaccctgtgcaacattatgat aatgcagttgtaatgaagaagtccttagtagaagatagagcgcaaaaaaggttccggggtgagcctatgcaacgatataat aatgcagttgtgatgaagcaatcttcatcagaagagaggcccacaaaaagttctgatctttcttctgatgcatcctctcatagccgtcaacctagaccattcctttcatcaagcagtaaatatctcaaggctgtactttataaaagacatggtattgctgctttaagatctgtagctgatatgttgaccaagagtacacacgattcaatcaaggcgattgccaaatgtcaacgtgttattgatgatgctaatagaagtcctcaatga